In the Primulina eburnea isolate SZY01 chromosome 15, ASM2296580v1, whole genome shotgun sequence genome, AATTATAAGAATTAAAGCATGAATAATGCTAGATAATTTCGAAATTCCCTTAGATTGAATGTCAAGATTTTTGTGAGGATTAGATGCTTGGTTATTTGGAAggaaatcatcaaaactttgcACCAAAACCGTTGGATCTAGCCACCATATTTTCAAGCCAAATCAAGGGCCATGAGATCAAGAAATCTCAAAACTTAGAGagccatattttcgaaaataagcaAGGGGATTGGAGCCAAATTTTGAGAGATTTGAAGCAAAGTTTGGTAGGATTTTAGTGCCAAAATTAGATCCATCTccctcacctataaataccacacTATCTCTACTCATTCTCCACCCCAAATTTTCGAAATCCTTTGCTGAATAATCTCGAATTCCAGCAGCCTCCCCTTAGCCGAAATATTGCCCAAAAATCTTCCCGAAGTTAGACCAAAAGTCGAAGCCAAGGCGTTGTCCGAGCAAGAGCAAGAAGCGACCCTATTTCCGAGCCGAGCATCCACGTCTTTAACATTAATTATACTGTAAGCGGGCTGTTTTTAAATCTTAAAATTTCGGTTATGCATATGTGATTTTTTCGGTTTTGGATAAAAACTTTGGTCGAGTACAATTCTTTTCCTACTCCTTCTTGTGTTATGTCATTCGGTTTtaagcactgtgaggagtcgactgtatatggatgggaatcccaaccatgatgTACCGTTACGCTGTGGGGGATATATTTGCTATACAGCCTCgccccccttagaggagtaaaaattagggactgacgtcagtaaaccatagaaagttAGATAAATCACATTGGCTGGTAAATGTTATGCATGTTTATGAAGTATGTATGCAATTCATGTGTTTcgaaatttatgcatgttgttttatTGTACTCGATattcccccacttgctgagtattcccaaatactcacccccttaCAACCCTTCCTAGATAagcttgaagaagaaattgagGAGGAAGAATCTGAGCAGTTCTGGGGATGGTGAATGCTCAAGAAATtagattaagtttaagtttattattaTGCAGTTTTATGTTTCCGCATTAAACTCTGTCGTCTTTTTGAGATTTCGgttttgtaaagacaatgtttaTTTCGTTGAAATTATGAAttataaactggtttcggtttatactgtactACAAAGGCTTGTTGTTTCAATTTTGAGATTGTTAGACGACGTCGGTGTCAACTCCGAGTTTCGGGCCATGatatttaagtggtatcagagccactaggttcataatccggttggggaaaatgagaaaatttttaaaaaaaattcggtgGGATTTTGAGAAAGGCCGAGCTGTTTAGGCCTCCGAAACGTCGTTTTGCCGTTTTAGGAAATATTCGTAGACCCTATAAATTCTCGTAGAAAATTCCGAATTCGAATCCGTCGATTGTTCTGGAATCCTCTCGACATATTCTTCGAACCCATATGTCTAATTCCAAActttccatttttggaaaaaaatatatttatgtaatttttgaaaatttcatatatattgCGTATTGTTCCTTATTATATGTTGTCTCTTTCCGATTCTGAGCATTTCAATTTTTGATTTCAGGAAATGGCTCCATCTACTCCCATGCGACCCCAAACCCATGCCCAAGCTGTCATTCTTCTGAAGGAGCTTGCCCTTCACTATCAGTCCCGTCAGATTCAGCGACTTAGAGCCACACTGAGTGAGAGGAGGAGTGAGGTCGAGATTTTAGCTGCTGAGAAAGAGGAGATTCGTGTCCGCCTTAACCAGTCTATCTATCAGGGTGAGCTAGTTAGAGGTGATAACATGGACCTAAGAGATGTCATAGAATAGGGCAAGTACCAACATGGAATGTTACAAGAGGATATGGAGCGTTAGAGCAAGGAACTGGAGGAAGAGAAACAACAGAATGCCAAGGGTAAGAGGAGACTAGAGAATTCGTGTGAGGCCATGAACAGCCTCGCGTATGTAAACCAACGTCTGACCCAACAGGTGGAAGCTCTAAATGACCAACTCAAGCAGAAGAAACAGTATCATCTGCAGTATCAGGAGCATTGGAATGACGAGATGGACGTGGCTGAGGCAGAGATACATGGACTTAAGGCATAGGTGGCCCAGCTCACGAAAGAGAACGCACAGCTCATCCATATGGTGGAGATACTTCAAGAGGAAGAGCTAGAGGAGGAACCGGAAGAGAAGGAGCCGATAGAGATAGATGAGCCTATAACAGCAGTTGGCGACGGAGAGATAGATGACTAGGGTTCCTTAGTGACCTTTCTTTATTATTAGGAGTTATTTTATCGTTGTTGCTATGTTATTCAATACGATTTGTTTTCATTCAGTACTATTTGTTTCATCCAGTTGTTTTCTCtatattcaaaattaataaaagTTATGTTTATTTATTAACTTCAGTTGTTCCAGCATAACTTATTTGTTCAATCTTGTCGTTAAGCACATCAAATTCTTAGAAGGGTTTAAATTGTAAGAAATGGCCGGTAGACCACCAAGACAAAACCGCAACCCCCGTTATGCAAACAACAACAATGCCAACGAAGGCGATAATAGACCACCACCTGGGTTCAGTCTTAACCAAGCAGACCTGATGGCTATAGCCACGATCATGGCCACAACACTGCAAGGGTTATTGAACCCGAACGCCAAtcaaccaccaccacctccaccacagcACGGAGTCAAGTTCCATTATGAATCACTCCGCAAGAGCATGTGTCCAACCTTCAGTGGGGATGCCGACCCTGAAATTAGCCAGAGCTGGCTGAAAAGCGTGGAGACTCATCTACGGCTGTTGCAAGTCCCGGATGCACTGAAAGTGGACGTGGTAGTGCCCTTCCTGGAGGATAAAGCAGGAAAGTGGTCGGAAGCAATCTCGCTAGCCATGACAGCTGCATGACAAATCACGTGGCAGCGTTTTAGAGAAGCTTTCCTGAAACATTATTATCCAGACGAGGTCAGACTGCAGAAACTGAGTGAGTTTGAAAATTTCAGTCAAACTACAGACATGTCAGTCGTGGAGTACACCTCCCAGTTCAATGCCCTTGGATCATATGCTCCAGCAATCATGGCGGATGAAGTTATGAAATTACACCGCTTTAAGAAGGGGTTGAACAACAGAATCCAATCAGCTCTAGCAGTTTACCAACCTGTCAACTTTTCAGACCTGGTGGGCGCGGCTATCCGAGCCAAAGCTGACATTCGTCGAAGAGAAGAGAAAAAGAGGAACAAGTGACCCCCTAACAACCATCCTTATCAGGGAAAACCAATGTTCAAGAGGCTCAATCAGTCAGGTGGACCTCCCATAGGGCAATCCCCCGCCAGTAGCTATCAAGAACTCAAGCCATGCCCAACATGTGGCTTCAAGCACGCTGGAGAATGACGAAGGGCCAGCGGTGTATGCTTTGAATGTGGAAAATCAGGGCACGGAATTACAGAGTGTTCTACCGTCGCCAACCGACCAGCAGGCCCGAACAGAGGAACTGGGCCAAACGCAGGAGCAGGCCCTAGTAAATCAAAGGAGGACAAACCTAATGCCAGGGTCTTTGCCATGACTCAGGAGGAGGCAGACGACGCCAATGAAGTCGTGTCAGGTACCATACTTATTCAGCAAGTGTCTGCTTATGCATTATTTGACTGTGGTGCTACCCATTCCTTTATATCTAAGAGATTTGCTAAGAAGTTAGGTTGTAAGCCCGAGAAACTAAATGAGCCCTTTCTTATAGCCACACCTACAAGTAGGGTCATTGAAACTCACGAAATTTACAGAGATTGTAAAATCAGTATTAGTGAGCAGACTTTTAGTGCCAACTTGAAACAATTGATCATGGTCGATTTCGACGTAATCctaggaatggattggttagcaagAAACAATGCGATAGTAGATTGTAAAGGGAAGAAAGTCAGACTCCAGACTACTAATTAATAAGAAGTTGTGTATCATGGCAAGTCCAAGGAACGAAAGTCACTACTTTCCGCAACTCAAGCTTGGAGAGCCATGAAATCCGAAGAAGACATCTAACTAGCAATGGTCGGTGAAATAAAAGAAGAAGTCGAGCTGAAACTGGAGGAGATCCCGACAGTTAGAGAGATACCAGATGTTTTTCCCGAAGAACTCTCGGGGACTGTCCCGGACCGCGAAGTAGAGTTCGAGATCAATCGGGTTCCCGGTGCTGCaccaatctctaaggctccTTATAGAATGGCACCAGCCGAACTCAAGGAGCTGAAGGAACAACTCCAAGAATTTCTAGATAAAAGGCAGattcgaccgagtgtgtctccatGGAGAGCTCCAGTACTTTTCTTCAAGAAGAAATACAGGAGTATGAGATTGTGCATCGACTACAGGGAattgaacaagatcacaatcaagaacAGGTACCCTCTACCTTGGATagacgatctgtttgatcagcttaAAGGAGCCGCCGTCTTTTCTAAACTGGATTTGAGGACAtgttatcaccagttgaaggTCAGGGCTGAAGATATCCTCAGGACATCCTTTCGAACTAGGTATGTGCATTATGAATTCATAGCGatgccttttggtctgaccaacgcACCGACAAcattcatggatctgatgaacagAGTATTCAAGCCATTCTTGGATCAGTTCATAGTAgtattcatcgatgatatcctcGTCTATTCCTGACGAGACAAGCCATGAAGAGCACCTTCACCTTGCTCTGCAGACCTTAAGAGAGAATAAGCTATATGCTAATTTcagcaagtgtgaattctggctaagGAGTGTTTCATTTCTAGGACACATAATCTCGAGAGCAGGAGTGTCAGTAGATCCAAGGAAAGTAGAAGCAATTACAGAGTGGCCAAAACCGAAGAACGCCATTGATATCAGAAGCTTTCTTGGATTGGTAGGTTACTACCGGAAGTTTGTCGATGGGTTCTCCTCGATAGCCGTGACACTGATGAAACTCACACAAAATAATTCTAAATTCATCTAGAATGAGGATTGTGAGAAGAGTTTCCAGACATTGAAAGAGAAACTCGCATCCACGCCAGTGTTGATCCTGCCCGCAGATTCACTATCTATAGTGACGCCTCTAAGAATGGTTTAGGATGCGTACTCATGCAAGAAGGAATAGTGATCGTCTACGCATCAAGGCAGTTGAAACCGCACGAGcagaactaccctactcatgattTGGAACTAGCAGCGGTTGTCTTCGCcttaaaaatttggagacactacctctATGGTGCTAAATGTGAAATCTTCACAGACCATTAAAGTATCAAGTACTTGTTCACTCAGAAGGAACTTAATATGAGGCAAAGACGATGGATCGAACTTCTAAAGGACTATGACTTGACCATAAGCTACCATCCGAGTAAAGCCAACAAAGTGGCTGATGCGCTAAGTCGGAAGGGCCCAGACAAAGTAACTCTAGCTTCCATCTCGGCCCAGTCATGTCTGCAGGAGACCGTCAAGTTAAACCAAGATCGAAACCCCGTACTGACCAAAATTAAGGAGCAGGTCAGAGAAGGGAAGTCTCTGGATCATCAAATTGATGACAAGAGAATCTTAAGGATGAAAGGAAGACTGTGTGTACCCGACATCGATAAATTTCGTCAAGAGATAATGGCATAGGCGCACAAGTCGAAATTCTCTAGTCCATCTAGGCAGTACGAAAATGTACAGGGACCTCAAAAATAGTTTCTGGTGGAATGGCATGAAAAGAGATGTAGCTGAATTCGTCTCTAGATGTCATGTAAGCCAACAGGTCAAAGTAGAACACcagcgacctggaggattacttGCAACCTCTGGaaatccccgagtggaagtgagAGCATATTTCCACGGACTTTGTGGTAGGATTGCCAAAGTCTAGGCAGAGCCACGATAGCCAGTGAGCAACATTGTGAGACTGCATGGATTTCCAGTAAGCATCCTATCTGATAAAGACCCGAGGTTTGTCTCgcgcttttggaagagctttcaagaGGCCATGGGAACGAAAGTGACCCTAAGTACAAcctatcatcctcaaaccgatgggcaAACAGAGAAAATCATACAGACCTCAGAAGATATGATGCGAGCGTGCACTCTTGAATTCAGTAGCAACTAAAGCACTCATCTGCCCTTAATTGAATTTGCATACTACAACAGCTATCACAACAACATCAgaatggctccatacgaagTCCTTTGTGGAAGGAAATGTCGGTcaccactttactgggatgaaGTGGGAGAGAAAGCCGTGGTGGGACCCAAGCTAGTACAGATGACAGTGGACAAGGTTAAAATTGTCTGAGAAAAGctcaaggcagctcaagaccgacaGAAGAGCTGGTCCGATCTTAAAAGAAGGCCTGTAGAGTTCAATGTGGGCGAGAAGGCTTATGTAAAAGTCTCGCCTATGAGAGGAGTTTTCCGATTCAGTAAAGCTTGGAAACTGAACCCTCGTTATGTTGGACCATTCGAAATCTTGGAAAATGTGGGCATGCTAGCATGCAGGCTGGCATTGCCACCAAACATGTCAAGAATCCACAACTTGTTCCATGTGTCCCAATTGAGAAGGTACATTCCAGACCCGATTCACGTATTAGAAGTAGAACCGCTCTTGGTCAAAGGGAACTTGGGAGAAGGACTGAAATACGAAGAAGTCTCTATCAGAATTCTGGACACCAAAGAACAAGTTCTTAGACGACGTATTATTCCCTATGTCAAAGTGCAGTGGTCCAACCACACAGAgcaagaagcaacttgggaagttGGAGAAAAGATGCGGAAGGAATATCCCTACCTATTTGGAGACCAAGCCAACTCAAGTTTCGTGGATGAAACTTcacataaggagggagggatgtaaaGATCTGATTTTTCTTACCATATAATTAATAAGTGTAAGGAATTTTAGCATAggatttttagtattttaaataaggtTATGCTTATGGAGAATATTGTTGGAAATCTTTGGTATCAAGTTAATAATATTTACTCTAATGCatgattattttcgaaaattggagTAAGGGATCTATAGGATTTGGGATATCATACCAATTAGAAGAATTCATGCATGAATAATGCTAGATAATTTTGAAATTCCCTTAGATTGATTGCCAAGATTTTTGTGAGGAATAGATGCTTGGTTATTTGGAAggaaatcatcaaaactttgcATCAAAACCGTTGGATCTAGCCACCATATTTTCAAGCCAAATCAAGGGCCATGAGATCAAGAAATCTCACAACTTAGGGAActatattttcgaaattaagcAAGGGGATTGGAGCCAAATTTTGAAAGATTTTAAGCAAAGTTTGGTAGGATTTTAGTGCCAAAATTAGATCCATCTccctcacctataaataccacacAATCTCTACTCATTCTCCACCCCAAATTTTCGAAATCCTTTGCTAAATAATCTCGAATTCCAGCAGCCTCCCCTTAGCCGAAATATTGCCCAAAAATCGTCCCGACGTTAGACCAAAATTCGAAGCCGAGGCGCTGTCCGAGCAAGAGCAAGAAGCGACCCTATTTCCGAGCCGAGCATCCACGTCTTTAACATCAATTATACTGTAAGCGGGCTGTTTTTAAATCTTAAAATTTCGGTTATGCATATGTGATTTTTCGGTTTTGGATAAAAACTTCGGTCGAGTACAACTCTTTTCCTACTCTTTTTGTGTTATGTCATTCGGTTTTAAtgcactgtgaggagtcgactgtatatgggtgggaatcccaaccatgaagTACCCTTACGTGGTGGgggatataaccgctatacggcctcgtccccttagaggagtaaaaattagggactgatgtcagtaaaccatagaaagttAGATAAATCACAGTGGCTGGTAAATGTTATCCATGTTTATGAAGTATGTATATGTAATACCCGAGATTTTGATTacagtaatctgagattaatctggaatgacttcttgattaattgatgtgattatagccggAACGAAATGGACCTGGGAAAGGTGAGAAAAGACGCGAATATATGTGCAAGGGTGTgtactcgcgcacatgcgcggcttgAATGCGCGAGCATGGCAGAGAAGTTGGCGCAAATGCGCTGGatggaggcgcgcatatgcgcgagggataATGTgcggagacagtaggtctcgcgcatatgcgcggtgtcagtgcgcgcatatgcgcgagcactcaAGTAGCAAATACCGGATAGAaattccggcgcatatgcgcggggcttaggcgcgcatatgcgcgcgacatGCAGAATAAGAACAAGCCACTTGCCCCTTATATGTGCAACGtgtgagtatatatatatatatatatatatatatatatatatatatatatatatatatatatatatatctgtgtgtgtgtgtgtgtgtatacaaGCAATTGTATCGCTATACTGTTGAAACATCAGAAGATTGATATTAACCAGATtagtttgattgagattgtatcgttgtattgttgacattgatcagattatgttctGAATTAAGTATTGATCGGAGAAAGTGTTAAATTGGGttgtatattgtcatttcagagttgatatggacagatttgactttgagacttcgacttcgtcagatcgagaagacaaaggtataattcaatgtggtattgggagatcgactcaagtaggatatacttaagtttccctaaatcacatacttattgttgttatatgcattgatttgattttgtatgatgttctattgatttataggaagcatatattagacgagtattagacaAGTGATCTTGTggcagaagtgcctgatagtggtgagATCGCCACatgcacattgcacgatgtcacaagatagtgtattggcgatagtgccacagtCTGTGATGGATAGGTAAAGACAaaggatgtttggttatatcgacgtggatagaatcggagtttcttctattactgttggtcgatttaggaatgccaatgtctggaaaccggtatccctagactaggaatgagtctagtcttagatgtggagtcacgagtctgattgacaGTTTTATATGGATTAAGTTCTTAGAAATTGATATAGTATTATTAGTTTGTGTCCCCGATTGTGGTACATGTACAGAGTATGATTtatagtttgatattgattcatgtttctgattgcgatacatgttatgaatatatgcttcatgcttttatatctgttatatgaaatgcatgtttcgttgatttatactgggaatataattctcaccggagttatccggctgttgttttgtttgtatgtgtgtatgacaacaggtgagatAGGTTTagggtcaaggagatgaagagagatcgtgaatagagtggagactacggacgtTGATTAGAAATAGGATTTGGACACTTGAtgtttagttgttaaaccttagtttgaataaatatatgatGTACAAGACTCACACCTtaatttatactgatatgtataatagATGAATGCCCTTACGTTCCGCATGTAATAGTCTatgctaaaaaaaaaattagaccctgtttattataattgattaattagtcccaaagatgattaagaatcaaattagcgtccgggtccccacagtatgcAAGTCATGTGTTTcgaaatttatgcatgttgttttattgtgctcgatattcccccacttgctgagtattcccaaatactcacccctcttacaacccttcccagataagcttgaagaagaaattgagGAGGAAGAACCTGAGCAGTTCTGCGGATGGTGAATGCTCAAGAAATTagattaagtttaaatttattattatgcAGTTTTACATTTCCATATTAAACTCTGTCGTCTTTTTGAGATTTCGgttttgtaaagacaatgtttaTTTCGTTGAAATTATGAATTATGAACTGGTTTCAGTttattgtgtgattgttaaacggCGCCGGTGTCAActccgagtttcggggcgtgacagtgcagtttaaaagatttgaattgcaccattactactagctataacttttggtaaagcggcaagcgctcggtcctacagatTTAGCAAATATAGCGACGATTTTGCTATAACAACTTTTTTTTAGCAAAATCGTCGATATTTTTAAATCGACGACAGTTTAATGAAAACGATGGTTTAACCAAAAAATGTCGCAAATTGTCCATAAATATCCACGTTTTCGGTCCATTTTCCTTACACTACTTCAtgacacttaaaatttttctcacttacacgattttagtcTTGATTTAGAGTAAAATTTTCGTTTTAGTTTTTTTGTAAATTTGATCATGAATATTGTTAGCATAGTcagattttaagttttttttagatttattaaataattaaaagtaatttttttattttgttgaaaaaattagcgacggaaatcatgaaaaatcgtcgttaaaattagcgacggacttGATGGAAAACCGTCACTAATTTTAGCGACTTTAATTctattttctttggttcttgcaataaaatttcaAAGGTATGTTTCACGAAATTTTTGAATCATTATGGATAAAATGTTCAAAGGTATATAAATacataatattttttgtttttttgaggAAAATATGTTCGTTTCATATTGAAGTATAAAAATTCTTATGTGATTACAAGATCATGTCTATTGGTAGAAAATAGTCACAAGTAATTTTTTGACGTGATAGTAATTgtgtatttaataaataaaaaaactatagaaagaaaatattttctgcTCTAAACAAAAGTTTTTAGTGTCAAAAGACTAATACCTAatatcaattttaaaaaaaattgttcaaaCATCGGA is a window encoding:
- the LOC140815614 gene encoding uncharacterized protein, encoding MSVVEYTSQFNALGSYAPAIMADEVMKLHRFKKGLNNRIQSALAVYQPVNFSDLVGAAIRAKADIRRREEKKRNKASGVCFECGKSGHGITECSTVANRPAGPNRGTGPNAGAGPSKSKEDKPNARVFAMTQEEADDANEVVSGTILIQQVSAYALFDCGATHSFISKRFAKKLGCKPEKLNEPFLIATPTSRVIETHEIYRDCKISISEQTFSANLKQLIMVDFDVILGMDWLARNNAIVDCKGKKVRLQTTN
- the LOC140815615 gene encoding uncharacterized protein, translating into MYRDLKNSFWWNGMKRDVAEFVSRCHVSQQVKVEHQRPGGLLATSGNPRVELKAAQDRQKSWSDLKRRPVEFNVGEKAYVKVSPMRGVFRFSKAWKLNPRYVGPFEILENVGMLACRLALPPNMSRIHNLFHVSQLRRYIPDPIHVLEVEPLLVKGNLGEGLKYEEVSIRILDTKEQVLRRRIIPYVKVQWSNHTEQEATWEVGEKMRKEYPYLFGDQANSSFVDETSHKEGGM